A genomic window from Silene latifolia isolate original U9 population chromosome Y, ASM4854445v1, whole genome shotgun sequence includes:
- the LOC141628818 gene encoding uncharacterized protein LOC141628818 yields MKEIIIQNDAAFCFYCFLFKDDTKCPGGDAFVKDGWNNWDKPIRLKKHVGNVGLAFRGHKESENSSNRGNFLELLKWLAETIETIAKVVLSKAPKNHKATSPKIQKDLIKYCSKETTKLIIEDHDNDLFAILADKSSDVSHKEQLAICLRHVNKKGKVCEKFLGIVKVDDTTSLTLMKAIETLLGDHKLLMSNIRGQGYDGASNMRGGINGLKNLVMRNSPSAYYVHCFAHQLQLTLVAVAKENCDCASFFQQLGFVLNVIGQSWKKLEMVRETQAKNVLEALGLN; encoded by the exons ATGAAAGAGATTAT TATCCAAAACGATGCCgcattttgtttttattgtttcTTGTTCAAGGATGATACGAAGTGTCCCGGGGGAGATGCTTTTGTGAAGGATGGATGGAATAATTGGGATAAACCGATAAGGTTAAAGAAACATGTGGGTAACGTTG GATTAGCCTTTCGTGGACATAAAGAAAGTGAGAATTCAAGTAACCGAGGTAATTTTCTTGAACTTTTAAAATGGCTTGCCGAAACGATTGAAACCATTGCTAAAGTTGTTCTCTCCAAGGCACCAAAGAATCACAAAGCAACTTCCCCAAAAATTCAAAAAGATCTCATCAAGTATTGTTCAAAAGAAACTACCAAGTTGATTATTGAAGATCATGATAATGATTTATTTGCTATTTTAGCCGATAAGTCAAGTGATGTATCTCATAAGGAGCAATTGGCCATTTGTTTGAGGCATGTTAATAAAAAGGGTAAGGTGTGTGAAAAATTTCTTGGTATTGTGAAGGTTGATGATACTACTAGTCTAACTCTTATGAAAGCAATTGAGACTTTACTTGGTGACCATAAATTGCTTATGTCAAATATTCGTGGTCAAGGATATGACGGGGCTAGTAACATGAGAGGTGGAATTAATGGTCTTAAAAATTTGGTAATGAGAAATTCTCCTTCCGCTTATTATGTTCATTGTTTTGCACACCAACTTCAATTGACTCTTGTTGCGGTTGCGAAGGAGAATTGTGATTGTGCATCTTTTTTTCAACAACTTGGATTTGTACTTAATGTTATTGGGCAatcttggaagaagttagaaATGGTAAGAGAGACTCAAGCTAAAAATGTGTTAGAAGCTTTGGGGTTGAATTAA